In Nicotiana tabacum cultivar K326 chromosome 2, ASM71507v2, whole genome shotgun sequence, the following proteins share a genomic window:
- the LOC107799999 gene encoding putative serine/threonine-protein kinase WNK11, with the protein MPSASSDPTDEEREPFAEVDPSGRFGRYPELLGHGAVKKVYRAFDLEEGRDVAWNQIKLSKFSDTPYIIDKIHSEIALLKNLKNDNIIVLYHVWKDNEHNILNFITEECASGNLRDYRKKHRHVSIKALKKWSRQILQGLDYLHTHDPCVIHRDLNCSNIFINGNVGKVKIGDLGLATIVGKNHAAHTLLGTPEYMAPELYEENYTELVDIYSFGMCLLEMATMEIPYSECDSIAKLYRKVTSGIRPQAFNKLSDPELKAFIERCIGKPRARPSAAELLKDPFLSDVVKYDNDLN; encoded by the exons ATGCCATCTGCAAGTTCTGATCCAACTGATGAAGAGAGGGAGCCATTTGCTGAGGTTGATCCATCCGGGAGGTTCGGCCGATACCCCGAGTTGCTAGGCCATGGTGCAGTGAAGAAAGTATACAGGGCATTTGACCTAGAAGAAGGCAGAGATGTGGCCTGGAATCAGATTAAGTTGAGCAAATTCAGTGACACGCCTTATATCATCGATAAAATCCATTCGGAGATTGCActattgaagaacttgaagaatGATAACATAATAGTACTATATCATGTCTGGAAAGACAATGAACATAACATCCTCAATTTCATTACTGAGGAATGTGCCTCAGGTAATTTGAGGGATTATAGGAAAAAGCATCGTCACGTTTCGATTAAGGCGTTGAAGAAGTGGTCTAGACAAATACTACAGGGCTTGGATTATTTACACACTCATGACCCTTGTGTTATTCATAGAGACCTCAATTGCAGTAACATCTTTATCAATGGGAATGTTGGAAAG GTAAAGATCGGTGATCTTGGCTTGGCAACGATTGTCGGGAAGAACCATGCAGCACATACGTTGCTCGGGACACCAGAATATATGGCACCAGAACTATATGAAGAAAACTATACAGAGTTGGTGGATATATACTCATTTGGAATGTGTTTGCTAGAAATGGCTACTATGGAAATACCATATAGTGAATGTGACAGTATAGCTAAGTTATACAGGAAGGTTACATCTGGAATTAGGCCTCAAGCTTTTAACAAATTGAGTGATCCAGAATTGAAGGCTTTCATTGAAAGGTGCATTGGGAAACCAAGAGCAAGACCATCTGCTGCTGAGTTGCTCAAGGATCCATTCCTTTCTGATGTTGTTAAATATGACAATGATCTCAATTAA